The sequence CAAGATAAATTATGTGCATAGTGTGATTTTCATTTAAACCTTTCCCCGTGGATGCCTTTGCTTTTCTGTCCATGCGTAATGAGGCTGGTAGGCACCCATAGCTATCTCTGTATCTTTTGACCCAGCTAAAGATCGTTGATTTATGTTGGCAGAGCCCACTATAACATAATCATCATCCACTATCATTCCTTTGGCATGAACATATATCATGAAACGCTGAAACTTATACGAGTCTGAGACCTGATTGCACATCAAAGAAAACTTCTCAAAAACGTATTCAAGTTTGATCAAATTTTGATAagcaaaataaaacaaaaacaagaaagcATAGAGGGTGACAACTCATAACTTTTAAGGGGTCACTTGGTTTTGAGGTAAGTCATGCATGGGTAAGTAACGCGGAAATTGCAATGCAAAGATTAGTGATCTTGAATTCTAATGGGGATCACTATtgttgggtttttagtttgacaTATTACAATTGGTACATTTACAAATGTGTCTACTTTTTAAACGAAATAAATTGTGTTTACTGTATGAGGATTAATTTGATCATTAGTGTTTCTTAACCTATGCATTACTAATACCTGCATTCTTATTTCGGCTTTCTATCATGCATAACATAACTTACGCAGGCAAGCATTATTGATGAACAGAGgtaaaattgcaacaaaacaaagTATTAGGTTATGCTAAAATTCAAGACAGATATTAGTTTCTCCTCATTCAAGTAACCAGCGGCCCCCAAGTTTTTTCTTCTGCTTCACACATAAGGCAGAAGCACGGAAAGACAAAATATTGTTACTGATCATAGTGGGTATGCTTCCTGCACTGAGATGAGACTTATAGGTCGAAGTAAGCCGTATGCCTATGTTACTACTTGACAAAATTGAACTTCGTTTCATTCCAGGGTATATGAttgaattcagtcagtctcacgACATAATCAGAGCAAGGCTTTGGTTACTGGCATTTCCTCATGGATCCAACTGTTAGGTTTGTGGGTAGGTTTGTAAAGCAATTCTATTAATCACCCGAAGAACTCATCTCAATCACACTTTAATAAGTCAGTCTCACTTTATCATAAATGGTTTAACCACCCCAACTAGCGGTCCAAGCAGCTACAACTAGTgtaatcatcatcaacaacaacaacaacaacaaacaaaagtgtattcccacaaagtggggtctagggagggtaagatgtacgcagtccataccgctatctccgaagaagtagagaggttgttttcgatagacccccggctcaagataaagagtAGTAAACAATGGGATGGATGACACAACAGAAAATCAGGAATAaggaataataaaatagaaaccAGAGAAAATACGAAATAAGAGACATAAGGGCaacactaaataagaaaataggaactaagaaataagaaataggacccccacctagtagtaacatacccCCACATACCAAAGACACCTAAGTACACAGTTCTAGGATTAcaaacccggctacacaagaacTTCTACAATCCACGCACTcccactagccttctacccttatccgcgacctccacaccttcttatctagggtcatgtcctcagtaagctgaagttgttccatgtcatgtctaatcacctccctccagtatttcttcggcctaccgctactcctcctgaaaccatccaaagctagcctctcacacctacgaactggggcatccgcgcccctcctcatcacatgcccaaaccaccTCAGCCTTCCTtcctgcatcttgtcctccactgaagccactcccaccttcttccggataatctcattcctaactctatcccctctagtaagcccacacatccaacgtaacattctcattttcgccaccttcaatttttggatgtgggagtgcttgactggccaacactccgctccatacaacatggccgtaCGAACtgtcactctatagaatttgtctttaagcttaaagggcaccttcttatcacacaacactcccgaggcgagcctccacttcatccaacctgctccaatacgtttagcgacatcctcatcaatctcaccattcccctgaattgtagacccaagatacttaaaactatccctcttacgaACATCCTgagagtccaacctcaccaccacttcgtcctcctgcctcaagtcactaaacttgcattccaaatactccgtcttggacctactcaacctgaaccccttagacttgagggtttgcctccaaacttccaatttgtcattcacaaCCCCTCCCTcacgtctcatcaatcaacactacatcattcgcaaataacatacaccaaggcaccttgcCTTTAATACCCCgccaacacgtccatcaccaacacaaataggaatggactaagagtcgatccctgatgcaaccctgtctcgacCGGAAAATGCTCTAACGTCGTCCTCACCCgggtcttccctccatcgtacatgtccttaactAGTGTAATCATGCTATTGAATAATCATTCACCAATTGAGAAACCAGTATAGAATTCGAGGAGACGCGAAACAAGCAGAGTTTAGGGAATCTGATACTGTTTAAAAGTCGATGGCTATTTTTTAAGACTCCAAAACCCATTTTCATCAATATTAAAGGCAGCCTTCACATCAGATGCTCCAAAATTTATTTTGTGTATATACCCAACAAGCAtatttaaaacaagaaaattcCCAATTACCTTATCACCATTACCAGAAGGTTGAGGGATAGAGCCTGGAATTTCTTCACGGTTACCAAGGCAGTAGAAATTCAAATAATCTTGCGGATGTGAGTCCAAAAGCTGCATCGACTTGAGCTCTGTTGCAATAATTTGATACATCATCTGTATAGTCTGGCTctgttgaaagaaaataaaaatcttaaaaagcACATCTCATTTTCTTCTTGTATGGAGTACCTTTTTTCAGATCACTCATTGATCCAATAGTCAGTTGATCACATACTGAATCATCAAATTTTCATAGTAATATAATGACAATGAGAGGCATGAAGAAAAACACGTCATGGAACATACTCCCTCTGTTCCACAATAAGTGAATTGATGGAGTATTTTTTAgtgttcaaaataagtgaatggttcacaattcaaggtagatgttggaaatttttttcaaatataccaTCCATTAAATGTGCATTGGAAGTGATGTATCGTTATTaaggttttgaaatttgaaaaggataaaaatggaaaaacatgataaatttatgtctttatttatttttattaacatgtgtgccaaaatccaacaattcacttattatgGAAAGGAGGGAGTAGTGTTTTTTTCAATATCCTTTTTTCTCACTTGTACCTCCATGTCTAAGGGAAGAAATATACCATCCTAAAGGATAAGAATATTTGTTCTTTCAAACATTTAAAGCAAATAAAAGCTCTCTTTTGGATAGGCATGATTATAGataatagaaaaaactaaaaaggtGGCCACAGTTTATGTTTAATGCACACTCTATAACTAGTACATTCTGATATTTGGATGCATTAACCCTTCAGACAGCTGGCATATCTAATTCTGAAAGTATACTTGATGCGGCTGCCTATTTGAGGCCAGTGTAACCTAATCATTTCATTTAATTGTTGTGGCCAGTATCATCTGATCATTGCTCATTTATAACTACCTATCTTCTTCATAAGATCCAAAAGACATAAACATAAGAGTTTCAGCAAAATTACCTGCCAGAAGAGTATTTCCTGCATAGTGATTGACTTAGGGTCCCCTTCAGGCCACATGGGCAcaacaacatatacacaaaaCCGCTCCCTGGCTCTAATTTTACTAGTAATTTTCAGTGCCAATTCTATCGGTATCAGATGATCAGCTCCTGATCAAGTTAAAAACAAATGAAATCAGGACGCAATGCAACTCCTCTTAAGAGTGTTTAAAATGAGTACATCTCGAAAGAGATATTAGGAAAACTATGTAAGAACTACAATTTTACTTTAGGAGGTTGCACGATCTCAAAACCATTCATTTTTTCCTAGGAAGCTACATAATTTGGAATCTTAGCAAGTTTGGAGCAATATCCGAATATTTATAAAATGGGGATGCATTCCAAGTGACAAAATGGTCATTTAGATGATAATTTCTTTTCCAGAACCATATTGGACCGCACTATTGAGTTTTACCTATGAGCTTCAATGCATTAAGTTGCAATTATCAGGGTTTCAACTTTTCATATGGACAAGAATATAAGGCCAAGCCTACCTTAATACATGCTAGGGAGTAGAATCTTATATATTGCAATTCAGAAACATAGcaagaagatcaaaatttgaCCTGCATCTTTGTACGATTCCCAGGCGTATGAGGATCCAAGAAAATactgattttcaatatatatgaAATGCTGAGCTGATCTTATTGCCTGAATATATGCGGCTTCAATGCTTTTATCTACTATCAGATTTTTTGAGCAGACAAGGTTCTGCAAAAGATATAACGCCAAAGAAAATGTGAAGTGTGAGGGGAGGATAAATTTTCTTCCTAGAGTTCCTTAAACATTACGGCTACTTTAGCAAAAGTTTGAAAACAGAATAGAAGGCTACGGTTTCCTTGCCTGCGCCTGCGCAGCATCAATTCTCTTGGGAAAGCCCTGCACTGAACCAGAATCAATGGAGCGGAAGATCTGCAATAAAAGAATTGAGGGTGAAAGTTGAAAGATATGTAAGTATTCAAAGATATCCACAAAACAAAGAAGTATCAACCTGTACGTGCCAATTTTCTGAGTGATCTTCCCCATACACATATAATCTGGGATCATCCACTGGGATTGTAGTGCCTTCCTTTAAAACAGCAAAAGCAGGGCTGAGTATCCATGAGATACGCTCAATTTTTAGCATAGCATCATCATGCCAATGGGACattgttttcttaaaaaatttgaaTTCCCTCCACTTTGTCGCTTTCCTCCACCGCTGAGCAAAGTTTATAAGCACGTCATATACAGCAGGTCCATCAATTCTGCAATGCAAATCATGCCATGGTTGCCTTGGAGCCTTGGTCCCTGCCTAATGCATGTgaccaaaaataatcaaaacaagaaAAGATAATCAACTTTGAGGAAAATACAGGAAAGACGTAATGAAAAGAAAGGAATATGTAACAGAAAAAGGACAAACAACACATGTAAACGTACAATACGCTGAAATGAGCTTGGTTTCAATTGAAACAAAAGCGAGAGCCCTGCACTTAAGTTACTTAGGGACCTTTCAGATAACCCTATTCAATACTTGCAAGAGAACGTTCAAAGTTGAATGAACAAAAACCAACGGCAAACGTGCTTGTTAATGTCAAAAGAATATCATTCACTATCTATCAAATACTAGATATTTTATGGCTACAACACTGAAATACATTAAATCAATCACTACCATTTTTTTTTGATATCCGTGGTGTCCAGGCTAGCTTtcgtgcacctcgactaaatccatgGGATACCTACCACTTCCCACCAGCAGCAGATACCAAgtaactttgtccaccaaggctaggacagatgagaagaatcacctagtgttttgtACCTCCAttgggatttgaacctgagacctcaggCTCTCAACCCACATCATTGACCACTAGACCACTACCATATTGATAATAATCTACCAAGtttcttatttcataatttatgttAGGAAATTATTTTATCACAGTTCTTGAATTTTATGATATACAACTATTTGTTAATGAACAATTATTGCTGACAGAGTTACATATTGCAGATTGAGTATTAGAGATGAAATAGGTTCATCTACATTAAGGTTAATGAAGAAACACGTATACCGAGTTGGCAAGAAATAAGTCCCAAATTATCCCCCAAAAGAAATCCAAGATAAGAAATCATAGTAATAAAAACCGAAAGAAGATATAGCAATCTGATATTGAATATTCAAAATACAGGCACATAACTTTAAGTCTTGAGATTTAATTTTTCACTATCAAACAGCTCATAACACTTCTGAAAAATAATTACAACAATTATGGATGTCAAGAACCATATTTAAGTTTGAAAATGTTGATACTCAAAATCCAGGACATAAGTTTCAGGATTTAGAGTCTAActattactccctccatcccaatttatgtggcatcaTTTGAcatggcacaaagtttaagaaaaaggAAGACTTTGAAATTTGTGGTCTAAAATAAACTTTATACATTTGTTTGACTATAAATCATTTCATGGTAAAAGAGGAATTTAAAGTTAAGATGTTTCTAATTATAAAAAGGTGACATTCTCTCTGGGATAGGCTAAAAAGGAAAgggtgccacataaattggaaaTGAGGGAGTATTATTCAATTAATggctaataaatctccttaacgAGTATCTACAGCAATTACATAAGTAGAGAACCATATGCTTTGCGCTCCTTCTAATTACAACATGCTTGAGAGCTTGAAATGCTGTGAACTACAACACTGCCCTTTGCTCGTTAAAATTTAAATCACGTGAAAAATAATAGCTATATACTAAATATCTAGCAGCAAATTGTCTCCCATAGTATGAAAAGATGGCTTACATTTGTTAGTTCAGAAGAAGAATTGTAGATACTCTACATAAACCTATAACCCTTTCTTTCTAGATTACTTGGTCACAATAACATATGATAATAAATTTCATATTatcccctttttgataattaagaataataaatcTGTTGTTAGTGCCCACAACATCACACTAGCATCAAGTACACTAGCCATTTACACAACCAACCAATTTCTATGATCAGTATTCCACAAGTCCACTTCAATGTCTGCTGACTGCAATCGCAGTTGTTCCAAATTCTGTAAGGGAATACTTAGCagcatttcataaaattcttggaAACAACGTTCTAGAAAAAAACAAATCAACCAAGTGAAGAGAAATCTCTTCATTTGCTGAAGACAATGGTATTTTTTGTGAATCTACGGTCAAGAGTATTGATCCCCTAACCACCTTCACAATTCTAGAAAATCAACTATGTAAAGTAAGGAGTCGTCCCAGAGTACATATGACAGATATTAGAATTATTGAAGGGAAAAATTTAGAACAAAAGCCACTCACAGGAAATGTAGGCTGATGAAAGTCATCTTTAAATACAGTGTCAAGATCATGGAATAAGCGATGTTCCGGTGTATCATATCGACCATCACAGAGATCCAGACCTCCTAAGAATGCtgtaatttttctattattaccAGGTGCCTGTGTATCTACCAGTACACACTTCTGATGGTGTGTAAACATGGTTCCAACTACCTGGAAGCAAAAAATATTTAGGTCACAAAAGCACTTCATTGCAATATCAGTAGAGGCCATGGTGTGTAAACATGGTTCCAACTACCTGGAAGCAAAAAATATTCAGGTCACAAAGTCACTTCATTGCAATATCAGTAGAGGGCAAATCATGCATCCAAAGGTAGGGAAATTGGTTTAACTGATTTTATATTCATAAAAAGATTGAAGACTCTCAGAAGGGAATATTTATACCTTCCAAACAAATTTAACTACTGCTTTAGAAGAATTATAGTATTTGTTTATTCCATTCATTCATGACACTATCCTGTCAAGCCACAGAAGGCAAGCATCCGTATTTATGTTATTCTGCTGAACCAAAGCTCTTCCTTGATTCCCATCTTTCATCCGTAAAATTATAAGAATATTTTCAAATGGAACCTCCATCAAATGGAACACCTGATACTGAACCCAAACTATTGAAGGCATGGTTCAAGGGGCAATAACTTCACAGGCACATAGGGAAGCCAACAATCAGAAGACCTCAAAGTACATTTAATCTAACAAATGTGTAAATGGTTATGAAAGTTAACCTGTTGCTTGATAAGGCTGAGCTTACTGCTAGCATAACGTGGTGACAAAACGCATATTACAGAGGAATGCTTAAAGAACTTCCTGGTCTCCTCATCGTGAGTTCCCATTACTCCCGCCTGCATCCAATGTCATCTCAAACTATTGTTTAATTCACCAACAAGAACTCAAACTAATGATACACTCATTTGAAAGCAAGTTGAAAAAGACAATTCATTTTAATGTAAATTGAGCTCGCCATTAAAATAATAACCACTAGCAACATTAAGACAATATTCTTATCTTACACCTATCTGACTACCTACTTAAAATAACAGCCAACAAAGTATCCAAAAGTAACTCAATATAGTTTAACAAAGAAATCAGCAAACAGTATAAAGATCCATACCGTGTTAATAAAGAATTTATCATGGGAAGTTTTATCATCCCAAACTAATAAAAGAACCCGAACCCCTTCTTGAGACTTATACTTAAGTAATTCACCAAGTGTCAAGTCTCCGCCGCGTGGCAATGGCTTGGTGGGCTCTCGAATTAACTTGATTTTGTGAAAAACAGACCACCCAACAATGTAAACCAAATGATGAGCCTCTGAAATTGCATAACATACATCTTCCCAGCATTTGTTGTGTTCGAAAACTGTATTGTTTTCCAGCTGTATATCTGGGAGCTTAAAGTTATCGCTAACATGAGCATCTTGGTACAGCTTCACTGAACTCCCTTTTCTCAGTGGAAAATACGTATGCCTTACCCCTAAATGCTGAGGATCTGAAGCAATTCCTCTTCTGTACAATGGGTTTTTATCGTACGGAACGAATTTCATCATTAACCGGAGAGCCGTGTTGGGTTTTGGAGGTTTACCTGAAGCACCAATAACGGGAAACCAGCCGGCAATGACCTCACCGGGGGCAATTTTCTCGGCCAGAATAGTAACTTTACCCATAACTTGAGCACCGAAAACATCAT comes from Capsicum annuum cultivar UCD-10X-F1 chromosome 2, UCD10Xv1.1, whole genome shotgun sequence and encodes:
- the LOC107859829 gene encoding phospholipase D delta; this translates as MAENSSKENFICLHGDLELHIIQARHLPNMDLTSERIRRCFTACDVCRKPPPDDDSAATDGNGAVPNVKTSDQKIHHRRIITSDPYVTVCAPHTALARTRVIPNSQNPVWDEHFHIHLAHPIDSLEFRVKDDDVFGAQVMGKVTILAEKIAPGEVIAGWFPVIGASGKPPKPNTALRLMMKFVPYDKNPLYRRGIASDPQHLGVRHTYFPLRKGSSVKLYQDAHVSDNFKLPDIQLENNTVFEHNKCWEDVCYAISEAHHLVYIVGWSVFHKIKLIREPTKPLPRGGDLTLGELLKYKSQEGVRVLLLVWDDKTSHDKFFINTAGVMGTHDEETRKFFKHSSVICVLSPRYASSKLSLIKQQVVGTMFTHHQKCVLVDTQAPGNNRKITAFLGGLDLCDGRYDTPEHRLFHDLDTVFKDDFHQPTFPAGTKAPRQPWHDLHCRIDGPAVYDVLINFAQRWRKATKWREFKFFKKTMSHWHDDAMLKIERISWILSPAFAVLKEGTTIPVDDPRLYVYGEDHSENWHVQIFRSIDSGSVQGFPKRIDAAQAQNLVCSKNLIVDKSIEAAYIQAIRSAQHFIYIENQYFLGSSYAWESYKDAGADHLIPIELALKITSKIRARERFCVYVVVPMWPEGDPKSITMQEILFWQSQTIQMMYQIIATELKSMQLLDSHPQDYLNFYCLGNREEIPGSIPQPSGNGDKVSDSYKFQRFMIYVHAKGMIVDDDYVIVGSANINQRSLAGSKDTEIAMGAYQPHYAWTEKQRHPRGKIYGYRMSLWSEHLGRIEECFEEPEALTCVRRVNEVAEENWKRYTAENFSQLQGHLLKYPIHVGADGKIGPLSGYENFPDIGGRVLGNHAPTIPDVLTT